The genomic window GTGCCGCCGCCGTTCTGGGCCTTCGCCTGGGCTGGGGGTCAGGCGCTGAGCCGGTATCTGCTCGATCATCCGCATGAGGTCGCCGGACAGCGGGTGCTGGACTTTGCCGCCGGTTCGGGCCTGGTCGGCGTGGCGGCGATGAAGGCGGGGGCGACCCATGTCCTGTGCGCCGACATCGATCCCTTCTGCCAGGCCGCCGTCGCCGCCAATGCGACGTCGAACGGCGTGACGCTGGACTTCACCCAGACCAATCTGCTGGACGCCGCCCCGCCGGATGTGGACGTCATCTGCGCGGGCGACATCTGCTACGAGCGCCCGATGACCGACGCCGTTCTGGCCTGGCTGACCCAGGCCCGCACCAAGGGCACGCGTGTCCTGATCGGCGATCCGGGACGCACCTATTTCCCGCGCACGGGCCTGGATTTTCTGGCCGAGTACCGCGTCCCGACCTCGCGCGAGCTGGAGGACCAGGAAATCAAACGGTCCTCCGTCTGGGCGATGCCTTAAGCTGCAGCCTGACCTTCGTGGCGGCCTTCGGCGAACTCCTCGATCATCTTGGCGTTGAAGGCGGGAATGTCGTCGGGGCAGCGGCTGGTCACCAGGCCCTGATCCACCACCACCGCCTCGTTGACCACATTGGCCCCGGCGTTCTTCAGGTCGGTGCGGATGCTTTCGAACGACGTCATCGTGCGCCCCTCGACCACGCCTGCCTCGATCAGCAGCCAGGGCGCGTGACAGATGGCGGCGACCGGCTTGCCCGCGTCGAAGAAGGCCCGAACGAACTTCACCGCGTCCTCGTCCGCCCGCAGCAGGTCCGGGTTGGCGACGCCGCCCGGCAGCAGCAGGGCGGAATAGGTCGAGGCGTCGACCGCCGCCACCGCCTTGTCCGCCGTAACCTTGTCGCCCGGCGTCAGATGGTCGAAGCCCTGGAACTCGCCGGCCTTCAGCGACACGATCTCGACCACCGCGCCCGCACCCTTCAGCGCCTTCATCGGTTCATTCAGTTCGATCAGCTCGACGCCATCGGTCGCCAGGATGGCGACGGTCTTGCCGGAAAGGGATTGGGCCATGAGGAATGCTCCGTTGATCAAAGGGGTTCGGCGCGATGAACCCACGGCGTCTCAAAGGGTTGCGGCTCCGCTTGGCGGCGATGGCGCGCGTCCCCACATCGTGTCCATGCGATCGCTCCTGACCCTGACCGCCCTGTTGGCCGCTGCCGCCACGCCGGCCTTGGCTCAGACCTATCCGCAGGCCGGCCGTCCCTACGGCGCCTATCCGGGGGGCGTCCCCGCCGCCATCGCCGACCAGCACCGCTATGAGAACGACCGTCTGCGTTCTCAGGCGCAGTCGAATGCGGACCAGGCGCGTCAGCAGCAGATCGAGACCCAGCTTCGCCTGCGCGCCATCGCAGGTGCACGCGAACCGACCGTCGCCCAGCCCTTGCCGCCCCGCCCGCTCTACAGCCCCGAGCAGGAGCGGACCCTGCGCCAGTCCGCCGCCGAACGCCGCCAGCAGACAGCCCAGGGCATGAGCCAGATCGACAACTGGCTGGCCCGTTCGCGATGAAGCGTTCAAACTGACGCATCCCTTCCCTTGCACCCGCGTTCCTGCCTAGCTTAACCAGGATTGGGCGGAGGATAGGGCATGCGCTGGCAAGGTGGACGGACAGGCGGCGGCGTCGAGGATCGACGGGGTCTCGGCGGCGGAGCCATCGCCGGCGGAGGTCTGGGCGTCGGCGTTCTGGCCATTATCGGCTATCTGGTGTTCGGTATCGACCCCTCGACCACGACTCAACTGGCCAGCCAGTTCGGCGGCGTCGGCGCCGAGCAACAGCAGGGTCAAGTCGGCACGCCCGAGGATCAGGCCGGTCGCTTCGTCGATGTCATCGGCGCCAATATCAACGATGTCTGGGCGCAGAAGCTGAACGGCTATCAACCGCCGAAGGTCGTGATCTACGAACAGGGCACATCGACCGGCTGCGGCTTCGGCCAGTCGGCTATGGGCCCCTTCTACTGCCCCAACGATAAGACCGTCTATCTGGACCTCGGCTTCTGGCAGGAGATGGAGAACAAGCTCGGGGCCTCGGGCGCCGACTTCGCCCGCGCCTATGTCATCGCCCACGAGTTCGGCCATCACGTCCAGACCCTGACCGGCACATCGGATCAGGTCCGCCGGGCCCAGCAGCGCGCCTCCGGTCAGGCCGAAGCCAATCAGTATTCGGTGGCGCTAGAGCTTCAGGCCGACTGCTACGCCGGCGTCTGGGCCCGGAACGCCTCGGCCGTTTCGAACGGTCAGGTCGCCTTGGATGCTGGCGAGTTCGAGGAGGGCATGAAGACCGCCCAGGCCATCGGCGACGACACCTTGCAACGGCGCAGCGGCGGCCGCGTCTCGCCCGAAAGCTTCACCCACGGATCCTCTGCCCAGCGCGTCGAATGGCTGCAGCGCGGCTACCAGTCGGGCGATCCGGCCGCCTGCGACACCTTCAGCGGCGCCTGATCGCCGCGAGCCTTCAGAACGATTGATTGACTGACGATGCATGACCGCGCCGGCACGACCGCACGCCCCGAAGACCTGATCGACCTCGACGCCCTGCTGGGCGCCTATGACACGACCCGGCCCGACATGGGCGATCCGCAGCAGCGGGTTGTGTTCGGCACCTCGGGCCACCGCGGCTCCAGCCTGGACGGCGCCTTCAACCAGGCCCACATCCTCGCCATCGCCCAGGCGATCGCCGAATACCGCGCGGCCCAGGGCGTCGACGGCCCGCTTTTTCTCGGTCGCGACACCCACGGCCTGTCCGAGCCCGCCTTCCGCACCACACTGGAAGTCCTGATCGCCAATGGGGTCGAGGTGCTGATCGACGCCCGCGACGGCTTCACCCCCACGCCGGCCGTGTCGCACGCCATCCTGACCCACAACCGCACGAATAGCCGGCAGGCGGACGGCGTCCTGATCACCCCGTCGCACAATCCTCCCCGCGACGGCGGCATCAAATACAATCCCCCCTCCGGCGGCCCGGCCGGGGGCGAGGCCACGTCCGCCATCGCCGCCCGAGCCAATCAGCTGATCGAAGGCGGCCTGACCGAGGTCCGTCGCGTCCCCTTCGCCCAGGCGCATGCGGCGGCGGGCCGGTTCGACTACCTGTCCGCCTATATCGACGACCTGCCCAACGTGCTGGAGCTAGACGCCATCCGCAACGCCGGCGTCCGTATCGGCGCCGATCCGCTGGGCGGCGCGGCCGTGGCCTATTGGGGCGAGATCGCTGAGCGCCACCGACTGGACCTGACGGTCGTCAACGACGCCGTCGATCCGCGTTGGGCCTTCATGCCGCTGGACGCCGACGGCAAGATCCGCATGGACTGCTCATCGCCCAGCGCGATGGCCGGTCTGATCGGCATGATGAAGGGCGGCTCGGCCTATGACGTCGCCTTCGGCAACGATGCCGACGCGGATCGCCACGGCATCGTCACCCCCGACGCGGGCCTGATGAACCCCAACCATTTCCTGGCCGCCGCCATCGCCTATCTGTTCGCCAACCGCCCCGGCTGGGGCGCGGACGTGGCGGTGGGCAAGACCCTGGTCTCATCATCCATGATCGACCGCGTCGTCGCCGGCCTGGGTCGCCGCCTGCTGGAAGTCCCCGTCGGCTTCAAACACTTCGTGCCCGGCCTGCGGGACGGCACGGTCGGCTTCGGCGGCGAGGAATCGGCCGGGGCTTCCTTCCTGCGCCACGACGGCACGGTCTGGACGACCGATAAGGACGGCATCCTGCTGTGCCTGCTGGCCGCCGAGATCCACGCCCGCACGTGTCAGAGCGCCAGCCAACTCTACGCCGGCCTGACCGACCAGTACGGCGCCCCCGCCTACGCCCGCGTCGACTCCCCGGCCAATCGGTCGGAAAAAGCCCGTCTTTCCGCGCTCAGCCCCTCGGACGTGACCGCAACCGCCTTGGCCGGCCAGCCGATCACCGACATCCTGACGAACGCCCCCGGCAACGGCGAGGCCATCGGCGGGTTGAAGGTCGTCACCGCCGACGCCTGGTTTGCCGCCCGTCCCTCGGGCACCGAGGACGTCTACAAGATTTACGCCGAGTCCTTCCTCGGCCCCGACCACCTCGCTCAGGTTCAGGACGAGGCCAGGGCCGTGGTGGCGACCGCGCTGGCGGGCTAGATCAAG from Brevundimonas fontaquae includes these protein-coding regions:
- the ypfJ gene encoding KPN_02809 family neutral zinc metallopeptidase, which translates into the protein MRWQGGRTGGGVEDRRGLGGGAIAGGGLGVGVLAIIGYLVFGIDPSTTTQLASQFGGVGAEQQQGQVGTPEDQAGRFVDVIGANINDVWAQKLNGYQPPKVVIYEQGTSTGCGFGQSAMGPFYCPNDKTVYLDLGFWQEMENKLGASGADFARAYVIAHEFGHHVQTLTGTSDQVRRAQQRASGQAEANQYSVALELQADCYAGVWARNASAVSNGQVALDAGEFEEGMKTAQAIGDDTLQRRSGGRVSPESFTHGSSAQRVEWLQRGYQSGDPAACDTFSGA
- the pgm gene encoding phosphoglucomutase (alpha-D-glucose-1,6-bisphosphate-dependent), with amino-acid sequence MHDRAGTTARPEDLIDLDALLGAYDTTRPDMGDPQQRVVFGTSGHRGSSLDGAFNQAHILAIAQAIAEYRAAQGVDGPLFLGRDTHGLSEPAFRTTLEVLIANGVEVLIDARDGFTPTPAVSHAILTHNRTNSRQADGVLITPSHNPPRDGGIKYNPPSGGPAGGEATSAIAARANQLIEGGLTEVRRVPFAQAHAAAGRFDYLSAYIDDLPNVLELDAIRNAGVRIGADPLGGAAVAYWGEIAERHRLDLTVVNDAVDPRWAFMPLDADGKIRMDCSSPSAMAGLIGMMKGGSAYDVAFGNDADADRHGIVTPDAGLMNPNHFLAAAIAYLFANRPGWGADVAVGKTLVSSSMIDRVVAGLGRRLLEVPVGFKHFVPGLRDGTVGFGGEESAGASFLRHDGTVWTTDKDGILLCLLAAEIHARTCQSASQLYAGLTDQYGAPAYARVDSPANRSEKARLSALSPSDVTATALAGQPITDILTNAPGNGEAIGGLKVVTADAWFAARPSGTEDVYKIYAESFLGPDHLAQVQDEARAVVATALAG
- a CDS encoding class I SAM-dependent methyltransferase — its product is MTVLDPAAFIRDNTRLQPVPHAPEISLWLADEITPIWRLTEEELGELGVPPPFWAFAWAGGQALSRYLLDHPHEVAGQRVLDFAAGSGLVGVAAMKAGATHVLCADIDPFCQAAVAANATSNGVTLDFTQTNLLDAAPPDVDVICAGDICYERPMTDAVLAWLTQARTKGTRVLIGDPGRTYFPRTGLDFLAEYRVPTSRELEDQEIKRSSVWAMP
- a CDS encoding type 1 glutamine amidotransferase domain-containing protein, which codes for MAQSLSGKTVAILATDGVELIELNEPMKALKGAGAVVEIVSLKAGEFQGFDHLTPGDKVTADKAVAAVDASTYSALLLPGGVANPDLLRADEDAVKFVRAFFDAGKPVAAICHAPWLLIEAGVVEGRTMTSFESIRTDLKNAGANVVNEAVVVDQGLVTSRCPDDIPAFNAKMIEEFAEGRHEGQAAA